In Mycobacteriales bacterium, a single window of DNA contains:
- a CDS encoding tyrosine-type recombinase/integrase has translation MPQRRRRARGHIRPLPSGSFQAIVYAGTDPLTGKERYERKTAMTYAAAEIELTRMQAQVDEDRHPKSDLTVRQAIDQWLEVAELEDTTRDRYDDLIRIYIDPTLGAMKASKLDAQMLERWYARLQRCRSGCDGRRKAGHLCRPLSSSTVRKIHFILSGALGRAVRWDQIPVNKAELAVSPSPAATEPDPPTAAEAARLLGEAWAADPDWGLLLWLTMVTGSRRGEISALRWHHVDLDGALLTLQRSNAQPKSGLKEKTTKTRQQRRVTIDPQTIALLTAHRQACEQRCAALGVELDRAAYLFSPAPDGSAPWPPRSLTQRYGRLARKLQLRSTRLHSLRHYSATELIAAGTDVRTVAGRLGHGSGGATTLKVYAAWVDEAGQRAAETMGGIMPAIVVPAPRAPRGPYEVIAAELRQQIQDGRLAPGSFVPSTNELATAYNVSIATSHRAVALLSAEGLIEVSGLLQGSVTSEIAWPVAGLGGCCCAEAVPEGVPRGRRAGRA, from the coding sequence ATGCCACAACGTCGTCGCCGCGCGCGGGGGCACATCCGTCCGCTCCCGTCCGGGAGCTTCCAGGCGATCGTCTACGCCGGCACGGACCCGCTGACTGGCAAGGAGCGCTACGAGCGAAAGACGGCGATGACGTACGCGGCCGCCGAGATCGAGCTCACACGCATGCAGGCCCAGGTCGACGAGGACCGGCATCCGAAGTCGGACCTCACCGTTCGCCAGGCGATCGACCAGTGGCTCGAGGTCGCGGAGTTGGAGGACACCACCCGGGACCGGTACGACGACCTGATCCGGATCTACATCGATCCGACGCTCGGCGCTATGAAGGCGTCGAAGCTCGACGCTCAGATGCTGGAGCGTTGGTACGCCCGCCTGCAGCGCTGCCGCTCCGGCTGTGACGGCCGACGCAAGGCCGGCCACCTCTGCCGGCCGCTGAGCAGCAGCACGGTCCGCAAGATTCACTTCATTCTCAGCGGCGCCCTGGGCCGGGCCGTCCGCTGGGACCAGATCCCGGTGAACAAGGCCGAGCTGGCCGTGTCGCCGTCGCCGGCGGCGACCGAGCCGGATCCGCCGACCGCGGCGGAGGCCGCTCGCCTCCTGGGCGAGGCGTGGGCCGCCGACCCGGATTGGGGTCTGCTCCTGTGGCTGACCATGGTCACCGGTTCGCGCCGCGGCGAGATCAGCGCCCTGCGCTGGCATCACGTCGACCTGGACGGCGCCCTGCTGACCCTGCAGCGCAGCAACGCGCAGCCGAAGTCCGGCCTCAAGGAGAAGACGACCAAGACACGCCAGCAACGCCGGGTCACCATCGACCCGCAGACGATCGCGCTCCTGACCGCCCACCGCCAGGCGTGCGAGCAGCGCTGCGCCGCCCTCGGCGTCGAGCTCGACCGGGCCGCATACCTGTTCTCGCCAGCGCCCGACGGCTCGGCTCCCTGGCCGCCGCGATCCCTCACGCAGAGGTACGGCCGCCTGGCCCGCAAGCTCCAGCTCCGCAGTACCCGCCTGCACTCCCTGCGCCACTACTCGGCCACCGAGCTCATCGCCGCCGGCACCGACGTCCGCACGGTCGCCGGCCGGCTCGGCCACGGCAGCGGGGGAGCGACCACCCTCAAGGTCTACGCCGCCTGGGTCGACGAAGCCGGTCAACGAGCTGCCGAGACGATGGGCGGGATCATGCCGGCGATCGTCGTCCCGGCACCGCGCGCGCCTCGCGGACCCTACGAGGTCATCGCCGCCGAATTGCGGCAGCAGATCCAAGACGGACGGCTCGCCCCGGGAAGCTTCGTCCCCAGCACCAACGAGCTGGCGACCGCCTACAACGTCTCGATCGCCACCTCCCACCGAGCCGTCGCGCTACTCAGCGCCGAGGGTCTGATCGAGGTATCGGGTCTGCTGCAGGGATCTGTGACATCTGAGATCGCTTGGCCGGTGGCCGGGCTGGGAGGATGTTGCTGTGCCGAAGCCGTTCCCGAAGGAGTTCCGCGAGGACGTCGTGCGGGTCGCGCGTGA